A stretch of the Acidilobus sp. 7A genome encodes the following:
- a CDS encoding transcription elongation factor: protein MKFCPRCGGVMVPVKKGDKVVLRCTRCGYEMELDKSAEKDYKGTSKADEKRVLTTTVVSKEVQVNKEEKEKELEQAKEDYYELVLDEMGEYGDQTS, encoded by the coding sequence ATGAAGTTCTGCCCTAGGTGTGGGGGAGTTATGGTACCAGTGAAGAAGGGCGATAAGGTCGTCCTTAGATGTACTAGATGCGGCTATGAGATGGAGCTCGACAAGAGTGCCGAGAAGGACTACAAGGGCACCTCTAAGGCTGACGAGAAGAGGGTCCTGACCACGACAGTTGTAAGTAAGGAAGTTCAAGTAAACAAGGAGGAGAAAGAGAAGGAGCTTGAGCAGGCCAAGGAGGACTACTATGAGCTTGTACTTGATGAGATGGGCGAATACGGAGACCAAACTTCATGA
- the ndk gene encoding nucleoside-diphosphate kinase: MIERTLVLVKPDGVRRGLIGEVISRFERKGFRIVALKMTRMSREKAMDFYSVHKDKPFFKDLVEFMTSGPIVAMILEGDSAVSVVREIIGTTDGRKASPGTIRGDFALSIQENVVHASDSPESFERESKVIFSDEDYITY, encoded by the coding sequence TTGATTGAAAGGACCCTGGTGTTGGTGAAGCCGGACGGCGTCAGGAGAGGTCTGATAGGCGAGGTCATATCGCGCTTCGAGAGGAAAGGCTTCAGAATAGTTGCTCTAAAGATGACCAGGATGTCACGTGAGAAGGCCATGGATTTCTACTCGGTTCACAAAGATAAGCCCTTCTTCAAGGACCTTGTAGAGTTCATGACAAGTGGACCTATCGTTGCAATGATATTAGAGGGAGACTCTGCTGTCTCAGTTGTGAGGGAGATTATAGGCACTACAGACGGCAGAAAGGCGTCGCCTGGCACAATAAGGGGCGACTTCGCTCTCTCAATACAGGAGAACGTTGTCCATGCAAGCGACTCGCCTGAAAGCTTTGAGAGAGAGTCAAAGGTAATCTTCAGCGACGAGGATTACATAACCTATTAA
- a CDS encoding nucleotidyltransferase family protein, protein MAVALILAGGYGKRLRPLTDDRPKPLVEVAGRPIIAWQIDWLKNNGIANIVVLAGYHKEKIIEYLGSGSKLGVSVSYVVEDEPLGTGGAIRNARLTYSSQDAFVVVNGDIITNVDVKPLFETLNSNSDAVAAMALVQLKSPYGIVEVDGSGRIKAFKEKPVLGDYWINAGVYVMRPSIVDHLPEKGDVERTTFPRLASEGRLLAVKYTLDKFYWRSIDTFKDLEEASEELKALAKVAA, encoded by the coding sequence TTGGCCGTAGCCCTAATACTTGCAGGAGGGTATGGGAAGAGGCTTAGGCCGCTCACGGATGACAGGCCTAAACCACTGGTTGAGGTCGCTGGGAGGCCAATTATAGCATGGCAGATAGACTGGCTGAAGAACAACGGCATAGCTAATATAGTCGTCCTCGCAGGATACCATAAGGAAAAGATCATTGAGTACCTGGGCAGCGGGTCGAAGCTTGGGGTCTCAGTCTCGTACGTTGTCGAGGATGAGCCGCTAGGCACTGGAGGGGCCATAAGGAATGCGAGGCTTACATACTCGTCCCAAGACGCCTTTGTTGTAGTCAACGGCGATATAATAACCAACGTTGACGTTAAGCCGCTCTTTGAGACCCTTAACTCTAACAGCGACGCCGTGGCCGCCATGGCCCTTGTCCAGCTCAAGAGCCCCTACGGTATAGTCGAGGTCGACGGTAGCGGACGCATTAAAGCCTTCAAGGAGAAGCCCGTACTTGGGGACTACTGGATAAATGCCGGAGTTTACGTAATGAGGCCCTCGATAGTGGACCACCTGCCCGAGAAGGGCGACGTGGAGAGGACGACCTTCCCAAGGCTCGCATCTGAAGGCAGGCTACTTGCCGTGAAGTACACTCTAGATAAGTTCTACTGGAGGAGCATAGACACCTTCAAGGACCTGGAAGAGGCCTCAGAGGAGCTGAAGGCGCTAGCAAAAGTCGCTGCCTAG
- the infB gene encoding translation initiation factor IF-2: MSAQPQQARLRQPIVVVLGHVDHGKTSLLDKIRSTAVAAKEAGGITQHIGASVVPADVIEKLAEPLKKIIPVKLTIPGLLFIDTPGHELFSNLRRRGGSVADFAILVVDVTKGFQNQTYESLDLLKSRKVPFLVAANKIDRIPGWVSYPDEPFVLSYEKQSEDVKRNLEEVIYGKIALSLSEQGFSADLFTRIRDFTRTVAIVPVSAKTGEGIPDLLAVLAGLTQQYLKKRLIYAEGPAKGSVLEVKEIPGLGTAVDAIIYDGVIKEGDIIVLNGKNGPIITTVRSLLMPAPLSDMRAKGVKFISVPEVQAAAGIRISAAGLDDALAGSSLYVATSYEEAKEIAEKLKGEVKELIFKGENLGVIVKADTLGTIEALLEALRRLNIPVRLADVGNVTKNDVLEASLTAKTDRSLGVILAFNVKVLPEAEEEALRSGVKIFQDNIIYHLLDQYTEWREKLKEEEIMSQLNQLVRPGKFMVLPGFVFRRSDPAIVGIEVLGGVLRPGYPLLSAKGREVGRILAIKDNDKSLDIVRTGSKVAISIEGKIMVGRHIEEGDIIYTDVPADHATKLLTNFRKFISDDEVLVLKEIAELKKKLGQKEYSLVLNKLGATG; this comes from the coding sequence ATGTCAGCCCAGCCGCAACAGGCGAGACTGCGCCAACCCATAGTGGTAGTCCTAGGTCACGTGGACCATGGAAAGACTTCCCTGCTGGATAAGATAAGGAGCACCGCTGTTGCTGCCAAGGAGGCCGGCGGCATAACGCAGCACATAGGGGCCAGCGTTGTGCCAGCTGACGTTATAGAGAAGCTGGCAGAGCCCCTTAAGAAGATCATACCCGTAAAACTGACGATACCAGGCCTGCTATTCATAGACACCCCAGGGCATGAGCTCTTCTCAAACTTGAGAAGGAGGGGCGGCAGTGTCGCCGACTTCGCAATACTTGTTGTTGACGTTACGAAGGGGTTCCAGAACCAGACCTATGAGAGCCTCGACCTGCTTAAGTCGCGCAAGGTGCCTTTCCTGGTCGCAGCTAACAAGATAGATCGGATCCCTGGCTGGGTCTCCTACCCTGACGAGCCCTTTGTCCTATCCTACGAAAAACAGAGCGAGGATGTCAAGAGGAACCTTGAGGAAGTGATATACGGCAAGATAGCGCTCAGCCTGTCAGAGCAGGGGTTCAGCGCCGACCTCTTCACAAGGATAAGGGACTTCACAAGGACCGTGGCTATAGTGCCTGTCTCAGCAAAGACGGGCGAGGGAATACCCGACCTCCTAGCAGTCCTTGCTGGCCTCACGCAACAATACCTTAAGAAGAGGCTAATATACGCTGAGGGGCCTGCTAAGGGCTCAGTGCTGGAGGTGAAGGAGATACCCGGGCTTGGCACCGCCGTAGATGCCATTATCTACGATGGGGTCATTAAGGAGGGTGATATAATAGTCCTTAATGGAAAGAACGGCCCAATAATAACTACTGTCAGATCCCTTCTGATGCCAGCGCCCCTAAGCGACATGAGGGCAAAGGGCGTCAAGTTCATCTCAGTGCCAGAGGTACAGGCGGCCGCAGGCATCAGGATATCCGCCGCAGGTCTCGACGACGCCCTGGCAGGCTCGTCGCTCTACGTGGCCACCAGTTATGAGGAGGCGAAAGAAATCGCCGAGAAGTTAAAGGGAGAGGTCAAGGAGCTCATATTCAAGGGCGAGAACCTCGGAGTAATAGTGAAGGCTGACACCCTTGGAACGATTGAAGCGCTGCTTGAGGCCCTGAGGAGGCTCAATATCCCCGTGAGGTTAGCTGACGTGGGCAACGTGACGAAGAACGACGTTCTAGAGGCCAGCCTCACAGCTAAGACCGACAGAAGCCTGGGCGTCATACTAGCGTTTAACGTGAAGGTGCTGCCAGAGGCCGAAGAGGAGGCCCTGAGGAGCGGCGTTAAGATATTCCAGGACAACATAATATACCACCTGCTTGACCAGTACACTGAGTGGAGGGAGAAGCTGAAAGAAGAGGAGATAATGTCACAGCTTAACCAACTCGTCAGGCCTGGCAAGTTCATGGTGTTGCCCGGCTTTGTCTTCAGGAGGAGCGACCCTGCAATAGTTGGCATAGAGGTCCTAGGGGGCGTCCTGCGCCCAGGGTACCCACTGCTGAGCGCCAAGGGGAGGGAGGTTGGAAGAATACTTGCAATAAAGGATAACGATAAGAGCCTAGACATAGTCAGGACTGGCAGTAAGGTAGCTATCTCTATAGAGGGCAAAATCATGGTTGGCAGACACATAGAGGAGGGGGATATCATTTATACTGACGTGCCCGCTGACCACGCAACTAAACTCTTAACTAACTTTAGGAAGTTCATAAGCGATGACGAGGTCTTAGTGCTTAAGGAGATAGCGGAGCTGAAGAAGAAGCTCGGGCAGAAAGAGTACTCGCTTGTCCTTAACAAGCTTGGCGCCACTGGATGA
- a CDS encoding MBL fold metallo-hydrolase: protein MQETIKVRKLETMGRPLDKAANSYLVNIAGYTLLIDGGSGPPLELREEKVDYVLLTHWHWDHVLSIVRMPLQARVCASERTIKYISESAPSYEGYGALVKAFSRVPPELLSIAKASFSNTSEILRFFSARKDWLIKLSDCEPVRLSLVKVISCPGHSDDHVCYIVDDHAFVGDSVNPGEGLTLLSVPDYISSIMTLMADNSWRVAHPGHGPDIDRNEASSWASELIRGKIGKLLKLRSSLSPEWRPLEEYLDMLYPEAGPVAKWIGARSLLGYAFSLEQLGMAELKTDSSPWMIRAKGS from the coding sequence ATGCAGGAGACCATAAAGGTAAGGAAGCTGGAGACCATGGGAAGGCCGCTTGATAAGGCGGCCAACAGCTACCTTGTTAATATAGCCGGTTACACGCTGCTGATAGATGGAGGGTCAGGCCCCCCTCTTGAACTTAGGGAGGAGAAAGTAGACTACGTGCTCTTAACCCACTGGCACTGGGACCACGTGCTCAGTATAGTCAGGATGCCCCTTCAGGCCAGGGTCTGCGCCTCTGAGAGGACTATAAAGTACATATCGGAGTCCGCGCCCAGCTATGAAGGCTATGGGGCGCTAGTCAAGGCTTTTAGCAGAGTTCCGCCAGAGCTCCTTAGCATAGCCAAAGCGTCGTTTTCAAACACCTCGGAGATCCTAAGGTTCTTTTCTGCAAGAAAGGACTGGCTTATCAAGCTAAGCGACTGTGAACCTGTGAGGCTGAGCCTAGTAAAAGTTATTTCATGCCCTGGGCACTCAGACGACCACGTATGTTACATAGTTGACGATCATGCCTTTGTTGGAGACTCTGTAAATCCTGGCGAGGGCCTCACGCTACTCAGCGTGCCAGATTATATAAGTTCGATTATGACCCTGATGGCTGACAACTCATGGAGGGTGGCGCACCCTGGCCACGGCCCTGATATAGACAGAAATGAGGCTTCCAGCTGGGCCTCAGAGCTCATAAGGGGGAAGATAGGCAAGCTGCTTAAACTCAGGTCATCCCTGAGCCCAGAGTGGAGGCCCCTAGAGGAGTACCTCGACATGCTTTACCCCGAGGCTGGGCCTGTGGCCAAGTGGATAGGGGCCAGGAGCCTGCTAGGCTATGCCTTCTCCCTGGAGCAGCTCGGCATGGCAGAGTTAAAAACAGACTCCTCACCCTGGATGATAAGGGCTAAAGGGTCGTAG
- a CDS encoding 30S ribosomal protein S15, translating to MHKKSRRGQSHSTRPAHPRPPSWLSLTPDEIEIIIEQLAQKGYTPSQIGLILRDQFGVPLVKPILGKSITDALSEKGLEPKIPEDLFNLMKKAVNLRRHLQEHPKDFDSKRGLVLTESKIRRLVRYYKTVGKIPQDWEYDPERAKLLVAGSS from the coding sequence ATGCACAAGAAGAGCAGGAGAGGTCAGTCACACTCGACTAGGCCCGCACATCCCAGGCCACCCTCGTGGCTCTCGCTGACTCCTGACGAGATAGAGATCATAATAGAGCAGCTGGCGCAGAAGGGGTACACGCCAAGCCAGATAGGGCTTATACTAAGGGATCAGTTCGGAGTCCCCCTTGTAAAGCCAATACTAGGAAAGAGTATAACTGACGCCCTAAGCGAGAAGGGGTTGGAACCGAAGATACCTGAAGACCTCTTTAACTTGATGAAGAAGGCTGTCAACCTAAGGAGGCACCTCCAGGAGCACCCAAAGGACTTTGACAGCAAGCGCGGCCTTGTACTGACGGAGTCAAAGATAAGGAGACTTGTAAGGTACTACAAGACCGTTGGCAAGATCCCGCAGGACTGGGAGTACGACCCAGAGAGGGCAAAGCTGCTCGTTGCAGGGTCATCTTGA
- a CDS encoding 30S ribosomal protein S6e, producing MPGREERPPLRVVISDPSAKGPEVKVKVKGVEDDSIAYTDSMKKTKEQERTELPKVKLSSKLAQRLGLDSVGVITLSFRSEGSKTNVSAKIIVDDSVPEGEVWAHKALVNEVAGADESDAIAFKAKAWQIAVPDDVAIRLAGLKIGDEFDGVLLGMPGVTMKITGGTDASGFPMHPGLPGSVRRKVLLSGPPGFHPTKKGEKMKKTYAATGSQIPGLRGERRRWPSSTLL from the coding sequence TTGCCAGGTAGGGAGGAAAGGCCCCCGTTAAGGGTAGTGATATCGGACCCCTCGGCAAAGGGGCCTGAGGTAAAGGTTAAGGTGAAGGGCGTAGAGGACGACAGCATAGCCTACACGGACTCCATGAAAAAGACCAAAGAGCAGGAGAGGACTGAGCTGCCTAAGGTCAAGCTGAGCTCCAAGCTAGCGCAGAGGTTGGGCCTTGACAGCGTAGGCGTTATAACACTCTCCTTCAGGTCTGAGGGCAGCAAGACCAACGTCTCAGCCAAGATAATAGTTGACGACTCCGTGCCTGAGGGTGAAGTGTGGGCCCACAAGGCGTTAGTCAACGAAGTCGCAGGCGCCGACGAGTCTGATGCCATTGCGTTCAAGGCTAAGGCCTGGCAGATAGCGGTCCCTGACGATGTCGCCATAAGGCTCGCTGGTCTCAAGATAGGCGACGAATTCGACGGTGTTCTGCTCGGCATGCCAGGCGTCACAATGAAGATAACAGGAGGCACAGACGCCTCGGGCTTCCCCATGCACCCAGGCCTGCCTGGGTCCGTCAGGAGGAAGGTGCTCCTGAGCGGGCCGCCGGGCTTCCACCCAACAAAGAAGGGGGAGAAGATGAAGAAGACGTACGCGGCAACAGGATCCCAGATCCCAGGGCTGAGAGGAGAAAGACGTCGCTGGCCCAGCTCAACGTTATTATAA
- a CDS encoding alkaline phosphatase family protein — MINKLLYIVLDGAADGLNPPKSSLGTAYKPNIDKLARSARCGLVYTVGKGIAPESDEAVISILGYDPHKYYTGRGPLEAVGAGVSFREGEVALRSDMATVDPTTMRIIDRRAGRNVTDEEGAELAKAIDGMRLDNGHGLAHFVHTVAHRGVLVLSHDEVKLSANISNTDPAYEREGLISKAKPSFEPFVQRSRPLDPSDRGAVKAAELLNEFTERAIKVLDGHPVNEARRRAGKLPANAILSRDAGDRLPNAPAISRVFGLNFASVTEMPVERGIAITFGLNDLHYEREGKSLEQVLSEEADLVINSLDKYDAFYVHLKGPDEPGHDGNYEAKRASIEAIDKFFFSRLLSHIDLSNVLIIVTSDHATPWYLKSHSDDPVPIMFSNTSIRESYEKFDEAACSKGSLGIIESGTKIVPTALSIMKGLQS, encoded by the coding sequence ATGATCAACAAGCTGCTTTACATAGTCCTCGACGGGGCTGCTGACGGGCTTAACCCGCCGAAGAGCTCGCTTGGGACAGCATACAAACCAAATATAGACAAGTTGGCAAGGAGTGCAAGGTGTGGCCTTGTCTACACGGTTGGGAAGGGCATAGCCCCCGAGAGCGACGAAGCTGTGATAAGCATCCTTGGCTATGATCCTCATAAGTACTACACTGGCCGTGGCCCCCTGGAGGCCGTGGGCGCAGGAGTGAGCTTCAGAGAGGGTGAGGTCGCTCTTAGGTCGGACATGGCCACTGTAGACCCAACAACCATGAGGATAATAGACAGGAGGGCCGGAAGGAACGTAACTGATGAGGAGGGAGCCGAGCTCGCTAAGGCCATAGACGGCATGAGGCTGGACAACGGCCACGGGCTTGCTCACTTCGTTCACACAGTGGCGCATCGCGGGGTCCTCGTGCTCAGCCACGATGAAGTTAAGCTTAGCGCCAACATAAGCAACACGGACCCTGCGTATGAGAGGGAGGGCCTCATAAGCAAGGCGAAGCCCAGCTTTGAGCCCTTCGTTCAGAGGAGTAGGCCGCTGGACCCCTCTGACAGGGGTGCCGTCAAGGCCGCGGAACTGCTTAACGAGTTCACAGAGAGGGCCATAAAGGTCCTTGACGGTCACCCTGTTAACGAGGCCAGGAGAAGGGCGGGCAAGCTGCCAGCTAATGCCATACTCTCAAGGGACGCCGGCGACAGGCTACCCAACGCGCCAGCTATAAGCAGAGTCTTTGGGCTCAACTTCGCCAGCGTGACTGAGATGCCCGTCGAGAGGGGCATAGCTATAACCTTTGGGCTTAACGACCTTCATTATGAGAGAGAGGGCAAAAGTCTGGAGCAGGTTCTGAGCGAGGAGGCGGACCTTGTTATTAATAGTCTGGACAAATATGACGCCTTCTACGTGCACCTCAAGGGCCCTGACGAACCAGGTCACGATGGTAACTATGAGGCCAAGAGGGCCTCTATCGAGGCTATAGACAAGTTCTTCTTCTCGCGCCTGCTAAGCCACATAGACCTAAGCAATGTCCTCATAATCGTGACCTCCGACCACGCGACACCCTGGTACCTTAAGAGCCACAGCGATGACCCGGTGCCAATAATGTTTTCAAACACCTCAATAAGGGAGAGCTACGAGAAATTTGACGAGGCTGCCTGCTCTAAAGGCTCTTTAGGCATTATAGAGAGCGGCACTAAGATAGTTCCAACCGCGTTAAGCATAATGAAGGGCCTGCAGAGCTAA
- the glmU gene encoding bifunctional sugar-1-phosphate nucleotidylyltransferase/acetyltransferase, with translation MKLVILAAGEGTRLRPLTETRPKPLLPILGEPLVCRHLRKLSARVNPEEVLVVVSYMKEEIISAVDRCAKDLSLKVKPVEQGSELGTGDAIKKALETGGPGRYLIVYGDLFLTDRAYDVISTMKPYTILTAKASEPWNYGVVILRGGFVEKVVEKPPREEVTGNLVYSGALAVDYDFTRYLEALKPSPRGEFEVTDAINMLARNSSIETVAIDMEDWLDIGRPWEYLLANRRALQQEVRGLIIKGEVHSTAIVEGPAYIGERADVGPYAVIEGPAYIGDDAKVGPSTHIRPDTVLLRGAKAGYAVEVKASVLMEEARAPHFNYVGDSVIGEDVNLGAGTITANLRFDHATVKMRVKDAVIDTGINKLGAIMGGHSQTGINVSLMPGVKIGSYAIIYPGCVVKRDVSSKEVLKC, from the coding sequence ATGAAGCTCGTGATTCTGGCAGCTGGGGAGGGGACAAGGCTTCGGCCCCTGACTGAAACCAGGCCTAAGCCTCTGCTTCCAATCCTTGGTGAGCCTCTCGTATGCCGTCACCTGAGGAAGCTGTCAGCGCGCGTGAACCCAGAGGAGGTTTTAGTTGTAGTATCTTACATGAAAGAGGAGATCATAAGTGCCGTGGACAGGTGCGCGAAGGACCTTAGCCTTAAGGTCAAGCCTGTTGAACAGGGCAGTGAACTTGGGACAGGCGACGCTATTAAGAAAGCCTTAGAGACTGGGGGGCCAGGGCGCTACCTAATAGTCTATGGTGACCTGTTTCTTACGGACAGGGCCTATGACGTCATATCTACCATGAAGCCATATACTATACTGACGGCTAAGGCTTCAGAGCCTTGGAACTACGGCGTCGTGATCCTCCGCGGAGGGTTTGTAGAGAAAGTGGTCGAAAAGCCGCCCAGGGAGGAGGTCACAGGCAACCTAGTGTACTCCGGAGCGCTCGCTGTAGACTATGACTTCACTCGCTACCTCGAGGCCCTTAAGCCGTCACCTAGGGGTGAGTTTGAGGTGACTGACGCCATAAACATGTTGGCCAGGAACAGCAGCATTGAAACAGTCGCTATAGACATGGAGGACTGGCTAGACATAGGAAGGCCCTGGGAGTACCTGTTAGCCAACAGGAGGGCGCTACAGCAGGAGGTAAGGGGGCTAATAATAAAGGGTGAGGTGCACAGCACTGCCATAGTTGAAGGCCCTGCATATATAGGGGAGAGGGCTGATGTAGGCCCCTACGCAGTCATTGAAGGCCCTGCATATATAGGGGACGACGCAAAGGTCGGGCCCTCGACACACATAAGGCCTGACACGGTGTTGCTTAGAGGCGCTAAGGCAGGCTACGCAGTTGAAGTGAAAGCGTCTGTACTCATGGAGGAAGCCAGGGCGCCGCACTTCAACTATGTTGGAGACAGCGTCATTGGGGAGGACGTGAACCTGGGCGCCGGAACCATAACAGCTAACTTGAGGTTTGATCATGCCACGGTTAAGATGAGAGTCAAGGACGCCGTCATAGATACGGGCATAAACAAGTTGGGCGCCATAATGGGAGGACACTCCCAGACGGGGATAAACGTGTCTCTCATGCCAGGAGTTAAGATAGGATCATATGCCATAATATACCCTGGCTGCGTCGTTAAGAGGGACGTAAGCAGTAAGGAGGTTCTTAAATGCTAG
- a CDS encoding 30S ribosomal protein S3ae: MPRPKVAAREAWRLKKWYDVVAPETLGGVVIASVPALDPSYLPGRTVEITLYDITGDYTHVNTKLKFQIYKVDGSSALTYVKGVELMRDYLRSLTRRRSSKIALIYKLNTKDGVTVRVTAVTWTQFRCKNSQKHTIRLLMREVLDSKVPQMSFDDFVKAAVFSDQEGSLAQEMAARVRKICSIRKVEIAKVKTLTPPPYAVSGGATATQAESQVASA, encoded by the coding sequence ATGCCAAGACCTAAAGTAGCTGCCAGGGAGGCCTGGAGACTAAAGAAGTGGTACGATGTTGTGGCGCCCGAGACGCTTGGAGGTGTGGTAATAGCATCTGTGCCAGCGCTCGACCCATCATACTTGCCTGGGAGGACCGTAGAGATAACGCTTTATGATATAACCGGTGATTATACTCATGTAAACACTAAGCTCAAGTTCCAGATATACAAGGTCGACGGCTCAAGCGCTCTCACCTACGTGAAGGGCGTAGAGCTTATGAGGGACTACCTGAGAAGCCTGACTAGGAGGAGGAGCAGTAAGATAGCGTTGATATACAAGCTTAACACAAAAGATGGCGTGACCGTCAGGGTAACAGCAGTCACGTGGACACAGTTCAGGTGCAAGAACAGCCAGAAGCACACTATAAGGCTCCTAATGAGGGAAGTCCTAGATTCAAAGGTACCTCAGATGTCGTTTGACGACTTTGTGAAGGCTGCCGTGTTCAGCGACCAGGAGGGTAGCCTTGCTCAGGAAATGGCTGCCAGGGTTAGGAAGATTTGCTCAATTAGAAAGGTTGAGATAGCGAAGGTGAAGACACTGACGCCGCCTCCTTATGCAGTGTCAGGAGGCGCTACAGCGACGCAGGCGGAGAGCCAAGTAGCCAGCGCTTAA
- a CDS encoding translation initiation factor IF-2 subunit gamma codes for MTERAAETNIEEKLQPEVNIGIVGHVDHGKTTLVQALTGVWTMRHSEEVKRSMTIKLGYADGEIWECEGCEFPERYSTEPVCECNPGAKPRLLRRISFIDAPGHEILMATMLSGATLMDGALLVVAANEPTPQPQTREHFLALSILGIKNLIVIQNKVDVVSPERAHENYKEIKKFLEGTWAEDAPIIPVSALKRVNVDAVLAAIQEYVPTPERDLSSPPLMYAIRSFDVNRPGTSPDDLAGGVIGGSLVSGTLKVGDEIEIRPGIQVKEGGKVKYEPLISEVASLHFGKYEVKEAKPGGLVAVGTKLDPSLTKNDNLAGNVVGRAGHMPEVFDTLTIEHHLFETVVGMKEMVKVEPLAKGESLLLAVGPALTLGDVVSLSKDVATVRLRRPVAAWKGVRIAISRRIAGRWRLIGWGLAKV; via the coding sequence TTGACAGAGCGCGCAGCTGAGACTAACATAGAGGAGAAGCTTCAGCCAGAGGTAAACATAGGCATTGTGGGCCATGTAGACCACGGCAAGACCACCCTCGTCCAGGCCCTAACAGGTGTCTGGACCATGAGACACAGCGAGGAAGTGAAGAGAAGCATGACAATAAAGCTGGGTTATGCTGACGGCGAAATTTGGGAATGCGAGGGCTGCGAGTTCCCTGAGCGCTACTCGACGGAGCCCGTCTGTGAGTGTAACCCAGGCGCAAAGCCGAGGCTGCTTAGGAGGATCTCGTTCATAGACGCGCCTGGTCATGAGATATTGATGGCTACCATGTTATCAGGGGCAACGCTGATGGATGGGGCACTGCTGGTAGTGGCCGCTAACGAGCCGACCCCGCAGCCACAGACGCGGGAGCACTTCCTCGCGCTCTCCATCCTAGGTATAAAGAACTTGATAGTGATCCAGAACAAAGTTGACGTAGTCTCACCTGAAAGGGCTCACGAGAACTATAAGGAAATCAAGAAGTTCCTTGAGGGCACCTGGGCTGAAGATGCGCCTATAATACCTGTCAGCGCGCTCAAGCGCGTTAACGTAGATGCAGTCCTGGCCGCGATACAGGAGTACGTGCCCACCCCCGAGAGGGACCTCTCGAGCCCCCCGCTAATGTACGCAATCAGGAGCTTTGACGTCAATAGGCCTGGCACATCGCCTGATGATCTGGCGGGCGGCGTTATAGGCGGGTCCCTGGTCTCTGGAACCCTTAAGGTGGGCGATGAAATAGAGATACGCCCTGGGATCCAGGTTAAGGAGGGGGGCAAAGTAAAGTACGAGCCCCTGATATCGGAGGTAGCGAGCCTGCACTTTGGAAAGTACGAAGTAAAGGAGGCCAAGCCTGGCGGCCTTGTCGCGGTGGGCACAAAGCTTGACCCCTCGCTCACCAAGAATGACAACTTGGCCGGCAACGTAGTTGGAAGGGCAGGACACATGCCCGAGGTGTTCGACACGCTCACTATTGAACACCACCTCTTTGAGACCGTTGTTGGTATGAAGGAGATGGTAAAGGTGGAGCCCCTGGCGAAGGGGGAGTCCCTCCTGCTCGCGGTAGGGCCAGCGCTGACCCTGGGGGACGTAGTGTCCCTCAGCAAGGACGTTGCAACTGTTAGGCTTAGGAGGCCCGTTGCAGCCTGGAAAGGTGTCAGGATCGCAATAAGCAGGCGCATAGCTGGCAGGTGGCGCCTCATAGGGTGGGGGCTAGCGAAGGTTTGA